The Mesorhizobium sp. AR10 genome includes the window GCATCTACAAGGACGGCAGGCTGATCGGCACCGACCAGGCGATGGGTATCCGCGACCGGCGCAAGCTGTCCTTTGCCGGCCATGTCGCGGTCAATGTCGTGCTCGACGACAAGTATGAGCTCGCCGGCGATCCCGACCTGGTCGCCATCGGCGTCGCCGAGGCCGATGCCAGCGGCGAAACACTGGAAGACCTGATGATCGATGCGGCAATCGGCGCTGTGGACTCGATCCCTCGTCAGCGCCGAAAAGACCTCGACCTCGTACAGGAGGCGGTGCGCCGCGCCGTGCGCGGTGCCGCCAACGAAGCCTGGGGCAAAAAGCCTCTGGTGACTGTGTTTGTCACGCGGTGAGGAATGAGGGAGTAGGGCAGTAAGGCAGTATGGGACAACGATACGGCGCACCACACGTCAGCTTTCCCCTACTGCCATACTGCCCTATTGCCTTACTGCCCTGAGGAAGCGCTTATGCTCGGACGCCTGAACCATGTCGCGCTTGCCGTGCCGGATCTGGGCGCGGCGATCGCGGCCTATCGCGATACGCTCGGCGCTCGGGTCACCGCGCCGCAGGCGTTGCCGGAGCATGGCGTGACGGTGGTTTTCGTCGATGTCGGCAACACCAAGATCGAATTGCTGGAGCCGCTGGGCGAAAGCTCGCCGATCGCCGCGTTCCTGGAGAAGAACCCTTCCGGCGGCATGCATCATGTGTGCTACGAGGTCGATGACATCCTGGCCGCGCGGGACAGGCTGAAAGCCAGCGGCGCCCGTGTCCTGGGCGACGGCAATCCCAGGAACGGCGCCCATGGCAAGCCGGTGTTGTTCCTGCACCCCAAGGATTTCTTCGGCACGCTGGTCGAACTGGAGCAAGCATGAGCTGGGTTTCATTCACAGCCCTGTTCTTCGCCACCTGGTGGGTGGTGCTGTTCGTGGTTCTGCCGTTCAGCGTGAGGACGCAGGACGATGATCACGACGTGACGCTGGGCACCGTGCCGAGTGCGCCGCGCGGTCCGCATATGCTGCGCGCCGTCGTGCGCACGACGATCGCCACGATGATCATTATGGGCATTTTCTACGGTCTGACGCGGGGGCTGGGTCTCAGCCTTGACGAGATCCCGCACATCATACCGGAGTTCAACCAGACACCTGCGCAATAGGTCCGACGGGGGCTTTTGCATCGTTGCCGACATCAAGCGTCGGACCGGCCTGCAATGGGTGCCGGAGTCCTGACCTGCATGCTGACGCAGGGTAATGTAATTCAGCAAGTTGGCGCGCTAAGCAGATGATTGCACAAAAAAAATGCAAGGCACAAGGCCTTGCAATTTAAACGCGTCCGATCTGTTTCCGGTTTCCGGCGGCAGCGAGTAACCGCGCCTAGATCGCATCCTCCCAAGACTTTGACCGCGTAGGAGAGCAGATTTTTCTCTACCCTCTCGGTTATCGGGGCACACTAGCCTAAGGCGCATGAAAATGTCACGAAGAATTTTGCCCCGAAACAGGCAATCTCGTGCTGCAGTGCACAATAGTACGGCAGGCTTTGCTTGTGAAACGATCAACAGGGCGCCTGCAGCACTGACGCGCCTAGAGCGCCGCGCATCCTGTGGACGCGCAAAGGACGCTCCAGCACTTTGGAGCCACGCATCGTCTTTTCCGATCCGAAGGTCGGCGCAGCAAAATCGATTTTCCGATTTCGGTCGATGCGGCAGGTCGGGTTTCCATTCCGTCACGAAATAGCTATGAAGCCGGGGCAAGCAAGCCAGCCGCGCCGATTCCGGTGCAGCCTCCTCTCTCACGGACCAGTCCATGCGTTTGTCGCGCTATTTCCTGCCCATCCTCAAAGAAAATCCGCGCGAGGCCGAGATCGTCTCGCACCGGCTGATGCTGCGCGCCGGCATGATCCGCCAGCAGGGGCAGGGCAGCTTTTCCTGGCTGCCGCTCGGCAAGCGGGTGCTGGACAAGGTCTGCCGCATCATCCGCGAGGAGCAGGACAGGGCGGGCGCGTTGGAAATCCTGATGCCAACCATCCAGTCGGCCGATCTGTGGCGCGAAAGCGGACGCTATGACGACTACGGCAAGGAGATGCTGCGCATCAAGGACCGCCAGGACCGCGACATGCTTTACGGTCCGACCAATGAGGAAGTGGTCACCGAGATCGTCCGCGCCTATGTGAAATCCTACAAGGACCTACCGCTCAATCTTTATCACATCCAGTGGAAGTTCCGCGACGAGGTGCGGCCGCGCTTCGGCGTCATGCGTTCGCGCGAGTTCCTGATGAAAGATGCCTATTCCTTCGACCTCGATTTCGAAGGCGCAAGGGCGGCCTATAACAGAATGTTCGTCTCCTACCTCAGGACGTTCACGCGCATGGGCCTGCAGGCCATCCCGATGCGGGCCGATACCGGGCCGATCGGCGGCGATCTCAGCCATGAATTCATCATCCTGGCTGACACCGGCGAGAGCCAGGTCTATTGCGACCGCGATTATCTCTCGCTCAAAGTGCCCGGAGAAAGTACCGATTTCGCCAATGACGACGAGATCGCCGACATCGTGAAGACATGGACGACGCCCTACGCCGCCACCGACGAGATGCATGACGAGGCGGCCTGGGAAAAGCTCGGCGAAGGTGACCGGGTCTCGGCGCGCGGCATCGAGGTTGGCCACATCTTCCATTTCGGCGACAAATATTCCAAGCCAATGGGCGCCAAGGTGACCGGACCTGACGGCAAGGATCATTTCGTCTCCGGCGGCTCCTACGGCATCGGTCCGTCGCGCCTGGTGGCGGCGATCATCGAGGCCAGCCACGACGACAACGGCATCATCTGGCCGGAAGCGGTGGCGCCGTTCGATGTCGGCCTGATCAACATGAAGGTTGGTGATGCCGAATGCGACCGCGTCTGCGGAGAGTTCTATGCAGCACTCGTCGCTGCCGGCAAGGACGTGCTCTACGACGACACCGACCAGCGGCCGGGCGGCAAATTCGCCACCGCCGACCTGATCGGCCTTCCCTGGCAGGTGATCGTCGGGCCGCGCGGTGTTGCCGCCGGCGAGATCGAGATCAAGAACCGCAGGACCGGCGAGCGCGAGACGCTGCCGATCGCAGACGTGAAGAAACGCTTCGGTGCTACCGCATGAGCGAGGCTGCAGCAGCGAAGCGTTCGGTCGCAGGCCCGTTTTCCATGTTCGAACGCATGGTCGCGTGGCGCTATCTGCGCTCGCGGCGCAAGGAGACGGTGATTTCGGTCATCGCCTCGATCTCCTTCCTCGGCATCATGCTGGGCGTCGCCACGCTGATCGTCGTCATGGCTGTGATGAACGGGTTTCGCGCCGAGCTCCTGACGCGCATCCTCGGCGTCAACGGCCATCTGATCGTGCAGCCGCTGGATTCGCCGCTGGAGGACTATGCGCAGGTCGCCAGCCGTATCAACGGCGTGGCCGGCGTCAAATACGCCATTCCGCTGATCGACGGCCAAGTGCTGGCGCAAGGCAATGTCGGCGGCGGCACCGGAGCACTGGTGCGCGGCATACGCGGTGAGGATCTCGGCAAGATCGCCATCGTCGCCAACAACGTCAGGCAGGGCTCGCTCACCGGCTTCGACACCGGCGAGGGCGTCGCCATCGGCAAGCGCATGGCCGAGAACCTCGGCCTTGTGCTCGGCGACACCATCACGCTGATCTCGCCGGACGGCGATGTGACGCCGCTCGGCACGACACCGCGGATGAAGGGGTACCCGATCACGGCGATCTTCGAGGTCGGCATGTCGGAATATGACAGCTCCATCGTCTACATGCCGTTTTCCGAGGCGCAGCTCTATTTCAACATGGACGGCAGGGCCCAGACGATCGAGATCTATGTCGACGATCCCGACGATGTCGATGCGCTGAAGCCGAAAGTCGAGGAGGCAGCGCAACGACCGATCGACATGGTCGACTGGCGCCAGCGCAACGAGACGTTCTTCTCTGCCCTGCAGGTGGAGCGCAACGTCATGTTCATGATCCTGACGCTGATCGTGCTGGTGGCGGCGCTCAACATCATCTCGGGCCTGATCATGCTGGTGAAGGACAAGGGCCACGACATCGCCATCCTGCGCACCATGGGTGCGTCGCGAGGCGCCATCCTGCGCATCTTCCTGATGACAGGAGCGGCAATCGGCGTCACCGGAACCATCGCCGGCGTTCTGCTCGGCGTGCTCATCTGCCTCAACATCGAATCCATCCGCCAGTTCTTCTCCTGGATGACCGGCAGGGTTCTTTTCAATCCGGAGCTTTATTTCCTCAGTCAGTTGCCGGCGAAGATGGATCCGCGCGAGACGACCTACGTCATCCTGATGGCGCTCGGGCTTTCCTTCCTGGCAACCGTGTTTCCGGCGTGGCGGGCCGCCCGCCTCGATCCGGTCGAAGCGCTGAGGTATGAGTGATGGCCGAGGCCATTATCGAGCTGAAGAGCGTTGAGCGGCACTATGTTCAGGGGCCGCGCAAGCTCACCATTCTCAACGGCGCCGATTTTTCGCTGAAGCGCGGTGAGATGGTAGCGCTGGTGGCGCCTTCGGGCACCGGCAAGTCGACGCTGCTGCACACCGCCGGGCTGCTGGAGCGGCCTGACGCCGGCGACGTGATTCTCGCCGGTCGCGCCTGCGGGCGGCTTTCCGATGAGGAGCGCACGGCAATCCGCCGCAACGATGTCGGCTTCGTCTATCAGTTCCACCATCTGTTGCCCGAGTTTTCGGCGCTGGAAAACATCATGATGCCGCAGCTGATCAAAGGGCTGTCGCGTCAGGAGGCGTCCGAGCGGGCGGCACAATTGCTCGACTACATGCAGATCGGCAAGCGCGCCCAGCATCGCCCGTCCGAACTTTCCGGCGGCGAGCAGCAGCGCGTCGCCATCGCGCGTGCCGTCGCCAATGCACCGCTGGTGCTGCTGGCCGACGAGCCGACCGGCAACCTCGACCCGGTCACCGCCTCCTATGTCTTCGAGGCGCTGGAGGCGCTGGTCCGGCAATCGGGCCTGGCAGCACTGATCGCCACCCACAACCACCAGCTTGCCGCGCGCATGGACCGTCGCGTGACGCTGGCCGAGGGTAAGGTCGTCCCGCTTTAGGATGCATTGATATTCAGGTGAGGCCGGCCTGCGGATGGCAGTTTCCTGCGGTTCCGGTGCTCACGTGCCTTAAGTACGCTCCGCTCCGGTTCTCGGAACCCGTCATCCTCGATTCGGCCTGACCTGAATCTCAACGCACCCTGGTGGGCCCGTCGCGAAGGGGGCTGGTCTGTGGTCAATGCCTGTTGGCGCCCGTCAACCTTTCCTTAACCCTGCCGAATTGATCACCGCATTTCCGGATCATGCCCGGACTGCGGTCGTTGACATTGGAACAAAATTAGAACAAAAAACGAACATACCAACAACAGGAGAGAGTTATGACCGATCTTGTCCAGGATGTCGTCTCGCTGGTGTGCATGAGTGCGTTTCTCGTTTCCATGGCCATCTGGATCGGAGCCATGTGAGGAGCCGACGCCTTGCGACTGATGTTTTTCGGCCGGTATGAGGCGTTGATGCTGTTAAGCTTTTCTTGCCGCCCTGACGCTAGGGTGCCCTGAAGACAGGGAGTACTGCCCAGTGTCGCCCATCGTCACGGCCCTCCTCGTGGCCTGCAATCTCGGCCTGATCTTTCTGCTGATGACCGTGCCGCTCGGGCTGCGCACGGTCCGGCTGAGCCGGCTGGTGGCGGCCGACCGGCACCGGCTCTGGCAGGTGCTGTGGCCGCTTGGAAGCGACGCCGGCTGGTCGGGCAAGATCCTGTCCGCCGAGGCGCTCGACGGCCCGGGCGCGGCCCGGATCAGGCTGTCCTGGGAAGGGCGCGATGGCCAGCCGATCGAGCGGAAGGTTCTGCTCGAAGATGTGGTGGAAGACAGCCGCTTTTCCATGTGCGTCGTCGACGATACGTCGCTCGACGCCTCATTCTTCGCCGACTATCGCGAAACCACCGAACTCATAGCCGAGGGCACTGCCACGCGGGTGATCCTCAGCCAGACCGATCGCTATCGTGGCATTGCCTTCCTGGTTTTCCGCTATTTCGCCATGCGCCGCGAGCTCGGCAAGCTGGAGATCTGGGTCAGGACCGGGCACTACCGCAAAGGCGGCTGGTTCGAGCACCCGCTCAGCCAGGTCGGCTTTGCCGTTCTCTCGGCATTCATCCTGTGGCCGTTGTTCGGGCTCAATCTTGGCGGCCTGGCGCTGGCCGCGATCCTGACCTCGGTGGTGGCCCTGCACGAACTCGGGCACATGGCGGCGTTCCGGCTGACGGGGCATCGCCAGGCGCGAATGATCTTCATCCCGTTGCTCGGCGGCATCGCCATTGGCGGGCGGCCCTATGACAGCCGCTTTGAAGTGGCCTTCGTCGCGCTGATGGGCGCCGGCTTTTCGGCTTTCCTGGTGCCGCTGCTGATTGCCGCCAGCGCGCTTGCGAGCGGCGAGGGGCATCGGCTGGCAGCTACGCTGCTGGCGACGCTTGCCGGTTGTGCGGCACTGTTCAACATCGCCAATCTGGTGCCGGTGTGGAAGTTTGATGGTGGTCAGGTGCTGCGCCAGATCTGCCAGGGTCCGATCGCGCTGGCTCTGGCGTCGTTTTCCCTGCTCTCCGCCTTGCTGGCGCTCGGTTGGCTGGCGGGCTTTTCATCCGGCTTCCTGCTCGTGGCCTGCGCCGTCTTTTCAATCCTCAGCCTGCTGACCATGGGCAGCGCGGTCAAGCCGCGTCATGACCTGAAGCCGATCCGCACCTTCGACCGTTTCGCCATGGCCGGCGCGCTGCTGGCGGTGTTCGCTATCCACGGCTATGGGCTGTTGTGGGCATCGGCGCGGCTGCTCGGAGCCGGCATCTCGCCGATGGGATAGAGTTCATCCCGCCTTGCGGGGCGCTTCGATGAACGAAGGCTCGGCGGGGCCGAAAACATCTTCAAAGGCGGATTTCAGCGCGATGTCGAGGTCGGCCATCCCAATGGGAAGGCCGAGATCGACAAGGCTGGTGACACCGTGATCGGCCACACCGCATGGCACGATGCCGCTGAAGTGGCTGAGGTCCGGCTCGACATTGATGGCAATGCCGTGAAAGCTCACCCAGCGCCTCAGCCTGATGCCGATCGCGGCGATCTTGTCCTCTGCCGGCGAGCCGTCGGGCAGGGCAGGGCGATCGGGCCGCACCACCCAGACGCCGACACGATCCTCGCGGCGCTCGCCCCGCACGTTGAAGGCGGCGAGCGTGCCGATGATCCATTGTTCGAGCGCGGCAACGAAGGCGCGGACATCCTCGCGCCGCCGCTTCAGGTCAAGCATCACATAGGCGACCCGCTGACCCGGCCCATGATAGGTGTATTCGCCGCCGCGCCCGGCCGCGAACACCGGGAAGCGGTCCGGCTCGATCAGGTCTTCGATGCGAGCGCTGGTGCCGGCGGTGTAAAGCGGGGGATGCTCGACCAGCCAGACCATCTCGCCGGCGGCCCCGCTTCTGATCGCTTCGGCGCGCCCTTCCATAATGGCGAGCGCGTCCGGGTAGGTGGTCAATCCGGGCTCGATGCGCCATTCGACCGGCGCGGAACCGGGCAGGGGCAGGAATGACGTGGCGATCTGGCTGCGTTCTGGCATGGGCTTATCTCGATCTAAAGCGCAGCGCGCTTTAGATGTTTGTTTTTATGCAAATCGTGATCCCAAAACCGCTGCGCACTTTTGGGCGACATGCATCGTCCCCTCATATGGCGGCAATCGGCCAAAACGTCCAGTTCGCAGCGCGTTTGCGCCTTCTCGACCCTCGTGCCAACTCCCCGGCGATTATTGCGCGACGCGCCCTTGTTTCGCCGGAAACGATTTGCTACACGCCGCGAGCCGGTTGGTTCCGGCTCCTACCACGTGCGGTCGTGGCGGAATTGGTAGACGCGCAGCGTTGAGGTCGCTGTGGGGCAACCCGTGGAAGTTCGAGTCTTCTCGACCGCACCAAATTTCCCTATGACGCGGCTTGCGTTTTTAAGTGCCTCACCGGATTGGCTTTGCCCAAAGGCCTATGCAAAACTGCCGGCATGACTGACACACCACCTCCAGGATATGACATGCGCGACCTAATGGCAGCGGTCGGCGAGGTTCTGTTGTTTTGGGGCTTTCTGGAGACGGCGATACGTGGGCGCCTTGCTGTGATCGACACGGTCGCAGTGGAGGCTAAGCCAGCCACGAAAGCCTCTGTGCTCGCCCAATGGCGTAACGCGGAAGCTGATCGTGGCGATGCACGGGTTGTCCAACTGTTCGCCGATATCGAGGAAGTGGCCGCGCTCCGGAATTGTCTGGCACATGGCCTTTCGTCGGCGTCGGCAGATCCATGGAGCGGAAAGGAAGCGAAGGTCGTCTGCCTCGCACCGGACGGAAGCCGCAGCGTCACGATAACTGAAATGCAAGACGCCAAGGACTACCTTCATGGAATGACCAACCGGGTCCGCGATCTGTCCATCTGAACCACCTCACTTCCCCATTTCGGGGCCACAGTTCTGATAGACGGGGCAGTATGTGCCTCATTGCCGGCGCGCTCCATGCCGCCCACACCTCCGAAACCAGCCCAAGCAGAAGTCATTTTTCTTCGAGCCGCCGAACTTTGGAACACTGTTTCTATGGAATTTGTAGAATTATGTTTGGATACGACCTCGGTACTGGTCGCTAAGTTCTGACGGGGCCTTCGCCTCCTCGGCAAGTTGCGCCAGCGATTTAGAGAATGGAGGTTCCCATGGCCAAACTTGCCCCCGTAGATCAGATCATCCCAGAAGCCGATGTTGTCCCGCTTACGGGACGTGTCGGCGCAGAGATCAGGAATATTCGGCTTTCCGGCGACCTGCCGCAGCAGACGATAGTGGCGATCAACCAGATCCTGTTGCGGCACAAGGTGGTGTTCTTCCGCGATCAGGCGCATCTCGACGACGCCGAGCAGGAGCGCTTTGCCCATCGACTCGGCGAACTTGTGCCGCATCCGACACAAGGTCCCATCAAGGGAACGGCGTCCATTCTCGAGCTCGATTCGAGCCGTGGCGGCGGTCGTGCCGATCAATGGCATACCGACGTCACCTTCGTCGACGCCTATCCGAAATTCTCTGTTCTTCGCGGCGTCGTCATACCGCCGGCTGGCGGCGACACCATCTGGTCGAACACCGCGGCGGCCTACCAGGACCTGCCCGCTCCGTTGAAGCTGCTCGCCGACAATCTCTGGGCAGTTCACAGCAACGTATACGACTACGCGGCGGTCCGGCCGCGTGCGACCGCTGCGGAAAAGAAGCACTTCGAGGAGGTCTTCACCTCGACGATCTACGAGACCGAGCATCCCGTTGTGCGCGTCCATCCCGAGACAGGCGAACGCACGCTGCTGCTCGGCAATTTCGTGCAACGTCTGGTCGGTCTTTCCAAAGGCGATTCAGCGCGGCTCTATGAGGTGTTCCAATCCTATGTCACCGCGCCGGAGAACACCGTCCGCTGGCGCTGGAAAGCCGGCGATGTGGCGATCTGGGACAACCGGGCCACGCAGCACTACGCAGTCAACGACTATGGCGATCAGCACCGGGTCGTGCGTCGCGCCACGGTCGACGGCGACGTTCCGGTCAGCGTCGACGGTCGCCGCAGCGCCACCCGCATCAAGGTCGCGAAGCCCGCCACCGACAAGGCCGCCTGAGGCATGGCCGAACTAGGGAAACCGCTATTCAGGCGGCATTCCTCGGCCGAGCCAGGGCGTCGGCCACGATCTCTCCGAAGGACGCTGGCGTCGGCACGATGACGACGCCGGCTTCCCTAAGGGATTTCGATCTTTTCCTGCGCCGACTCGCTCGGCAAAAACCGGGCCTATCCCGTCCACCCAAGGCCAGCCGAGATGCAATTGATCGATACGAGCAGAGCGTCGGTCGCCCGCTTTTGATCCGCCGTGCCGGTATTTGCCCTGACATTACGCAGCAGATCGACCTGCAGCCGGTGAATGTCGTCCATCTGTCGCCGCAGATTGTCGAAACGCCGCTTGAACATCGGAAAGCGCGCGGAAAGATCACCTCCCGTGAGGTCAACAATCAAGCGTCGCGTCAATTCGTATTCGGCGGCGATGCGGGCGTAGATTCGTCGGGCCGCATCGCTGTCGGCCACCAGGCCGGCGTAGAGCCGCGCGATCTCCATGTCGGACTGGTAAAGCGTCTTCTCGGCCTCGTCGACGATCAAGCGGAAGAAGCGCGAGTGCTCGAACATGCGGGCCAGAAGCTCGCGCCCGGCCTCGCCGCGCACCGCGACGAAAGAGCTGAGTGCGCTGCCGATGCCATACCAGCCGGTCAACAGATGACGGTTCTGGCTCCAGGCGAACACCCATGGAATGGCGCGAAGGTCGGCAATGCCGCTGGCGCCGAAACGGCGATCCGGCCTCGAGCCCATTTTCAGCAGCGCCAGTTCCGCGACAGGGCTCGCCTGGTTGAAATAATCGAGGAAGCCGGGCTCAGCCATCAACCTGGCATAGGACGCCTGCGACATGCCTGCCAGCGCTTCCAGCGCTTCGTCGAACTCCGGCGTTTCCTTCGGCTCGACATCACCGGGCGATCCGACACTGTGGGCCAGCACGCCGGCGGCGAGAACCTCGAGCTGGTTGAGGCCGGTGCCGCGATTGGCGAATTTCGACGATACGACCTCGCCCTGCTCCGTCACCCGCATGGTTCTGGCGACGGTGCCTTGCGGCTGTGCCGCGATCGCCCGGCCGGTCGGCGCGCCGCCGCGGCTGACCGAGCCGCCGCGACCGTGAAAGAAACTGATCCTGACCTTATGCTTGCGCCCGACGGCAGCGAGGCGCTTTTGCGCTTTTGCCAGTTCCCAATTGGACGCCAGGAAACCGCCATCCTTGTTGGAATCCGAATAACCAAGCATGATTTCCTGGCGCGCGCGAAAATCCCGCACTGTCCGCCTCACCAGCGAAATGCCGAGCAATTCATTCAGGATGGCAGGGGCGGCCTGCAGATCGGCAATGGTCTCGAACAATGGCACGATCCGCAGCCTGACTGTGCCGCCGCCACCGGGCGCGGCTGAAAGTCCGCAATATTGCGCCAGCAGATAGACCGCGAGCAGGTCGTCGACGGAGCGGGTCATGCTGAGAACGAAAGAGCCGACAGCGTCGGCATCCGAAGTTGAGAGGCGCTTGGCGATGACGGAGAATGTCGAAAGCAGTTCACCGGCCTCAGGCGAGAGCCGGCCTGCGTCGATCTCCAGCCGCTCGCCCTGGCTGAGGCTTAAGCGAATGCGCGCCGACCATTGCGGCGTGCCGACAGTGACCGGATCGACGGGATCTTTCAACGCAAACAGCTCCGCCAGAACCCGGTTGACGACCGTGGAGTTCTGCCGGATGTCGAGCGAGACGGTGCGGAAGCCGAAGCTTCCGACTTGCCAAAGCAGAGGCTGGACGAAACGCCTGGCTACCGCGCGCCCTCCG containing:
- the mce gene encoding methylmalonyl-CoA epimerase, yielding MLGRLNHVALAVPDLGAAIAAYRDTLGARVTAPQALPEHGVTVVFVDVGNTKIELLEPLGESSPIAAFLEKNPSGGMHHVCYEVDDILAARDRLKASGARVLGDGNPRNGAHGKPVLFLHPKDFFGTLVELEQA
- a CDS encoding DUF1467 family protein encodes the protein MSWVSFTALFFATWWVVLFVVLPFSVRTQDDDHDVTLGTVPSAPRGPHMLRAVVRTTIATMIIMGIFYGLTRGLGLSLDEIPHIIPEFNQTPAQ
- the proS gene encoding proline--tRNA ligase, encoding MRLSRYFLPILKENPREAEIVSHRLMLRAGMIRQQGQGSFSWLPLGKRVLDKVCRIIREEQDRAGALEILMPTIQSADLWRESGRYDDYGKEMLRIKDRQDRDMLYGPTNEEVVTEIVRAYVKSYKDLPLNLYHIQWKFRDEVRPRFGVMRSREFLMKDAYSFDLDFEGARAAYNRMFVSYLRTFTRMGLQAIPMRADTGPIGGDLSHEFIILADTGESQVYCDRDYLSLKVPGESTDFANDDEIADIVKTWTTPYAATDEMHDEAAWEKLGEGDRVSARGIEVGHIFHFGDKYSKPMGAKVTGPDGKDHFVSGGSYGIGPSRLVAAIIEASHDDNGIIWPEAVAPFDVGLINMKVGDAECDRVCGEFYAALVAAGKDVLYDDTDQRPGGKFATADLIGLPWQVIVGPRGVAAGEIEIKNRRTGERETLPIADVKKRFGATA
- a CDS encoding lipoprotein-releasing ABC transporter permease subunit, with product MSEAAAAKRSVAGPFSMFERMVAWRYLRSRRKETVISVIASISFLGIMLGVATLIVVMAVMNGFRAELLTRILGVNGHLIVQPLDSPLEDYAQVASRINGVAGVKYAIPLIDGQVLAQGNVGGGTGALVRGIRGEDLGKIAIVANNVRQGSLTGFDTGEGVAIGKRMAENLGLVLGDTITLISPDGDVTPLGTTPRMKGYPITAIFEVGMSEYDSSIVYMPFSEAQLYFNMDGRAQTIEIYVDDPDDVDALKPKVEEAAQRPIDMVDWRQRNETFFSALQVERNVMFMILTLIVLVAALNIISGLIMLVKDKGHDIAILRTMGASRGAILRIFLMTGAAIGVTGTIAGVLLGVLICLNIESIRQFFSWMTGRVLFNPELYFLSQLPAKMDPRETTYVILMALGLSFLATVFPAWRAARLDPVEALRYE
- a CDS encoding ABC transporter ATP-binding protein, producing MMAEAIIELKSVERHYVQGPRKLTILNGADFSLKRGEMVALVAPSGTGKSTLLHTAGLLERPDAGDVILAGRACGRLSDEERTAIRRNDVGFVYQFHHLLPEFSALENIMMPQLIKGLSRQEASERAAQLLDYMQIGKRAQHRPSELSGGEQQRVAIARAVANAPLVLLADEPTGNLDPVTASYVFEALEALVRQSGLAALIATHNHQLAARMDRRVTLAEGKVVPL
- a CDS encoding site-2 protease family protein, coding for MSPIVTALLVACNLGLIFLLMTVPLGLRTVRLSRLVAADRHRLWQVLWPLGSDAGWSGKILSAEALDGPGAARIRLSWEGRDGQPIERKVLLEDVVEDSRFSMCVVDDTSLDASFFADYRETTELIAEGTATRVILSQTDRYRGIAFLVFRYFAMRRELGKLEIWVRTGHYRKGGWFEHPLSQVGFAVLSAFILWPLFGLNLGGLALAAILTSVVALHELGHMAAFRLTGHRQARMIFIPLLGGIAIGGRPYDSRFEVAFVALMGAGFSAFLVPLLIAASALASGEGHRLAATLLATLAGCAALFNIANLVPVWKFDGGQVLRQICQGPIALALASFSLLSALLALGWLAGFSSGFLLVACAVFSILSLLTMGSAVKPRHDLKPIRTFDRFAMAGALLAVFAIHGYGLLWASARLLGAGISPMG
- the lipB gene encoding lipoyl(octanoyl) transferase LipB, with protein sequence MPERSQIATSFLPLPGSAPVEWRIEPGLTTYPDALAIMEGRAEAIRSGAAGEMVWLVEHPPLYTAGTSARIEDLIEPDRFPVFAAGRGGEYTYHGPGQRVAYVMLDLKRRREDVRAFVAALEQWIIGTLAAFNVRGERREDRVGVWVVRPDRPALPDGSPAEDKIAAIGIRLRRWVSFHGIAINVEPDLSHFSGIVPCGVADHGVTSLVDLGLPIGMADLDIALKSAFEDVFGPAEPSFIEAPRKAG
- a CDS encoding TauD/TfdA dioxygenase family protein, yielding MAKLAPVDQIIPEADVVPLTGRVGAEIRNIRLSGDLPQQTIVAINQILLRHKVVFFRDQAHLDDAEQERFAHRLGELVPHPTQGPIKGTASILELDSSRGGGRADQWHTDVTFVDAYPKFSVLRGVVIPPAGGDTIWSNTAAAYQDLPAPLKLLADNLWAVHSNVYDYAAVRPRATAAEKKHFEEVFTSTIYETEHPVVRVHPETGERTLLLGNFVQRLVGLSKGDSARLYEVFQSYVTAPENTVRWRWKAGDVAIWDNRATQHYAVNDYGDQHRVVRRATVDGDVPVSVDGRRSATRIKVAKPATDKAA
- a CDS encoding phosphoenolpyruvate carboxylase gives rise to the protein MEQSRRINFREDERSLLLRLLLQVASAREPEIAAVLTGRRSLVSLAAEQCIPALQASGVWFQLLAIADELLAMRARRELEQGAGVDEVPGSFASVIAQMAANGQSAEEVQAALDELCVGPTMTAHPTEAKRVTVLEIHRRIYRKLTELDQPRWAPRERDLLVADLESEIELLWMTGELRLERPTVEREIAWGLHFFREVIFEATPQLYGKLEGAFERHYPGKPIRIPPFMRYASWIGGDRDGNPNVTAAVTDHAMTEYRNTAIGWYLTQMQRLVTVLSASSNVIDLPASFKPVLQAALDRSGQAQMIAARNPDEPLRQFATALHARLVATRDGGKAAYLSAEAFHADLNGLSCVLDAIGGRAVARRFVQPLLWQVGSFGFRTVSLDIRQNSTVVNRVLAELFALKDPVDPVTVGTPQWSARIRLSLSQGERLEIDAGRLSPEAGELLSTFSVIAKRLSTSDADAVGSFVLSMTRSVDDLLAVYLLAQYCGLSAAPGGGGTVRLRIVPLFETIADLQAAPAILNELLGISLVRRTVRDFRARQEIMLGYSDSNKDGGFLASNWELAKAQKRLAAVGRKHKVRISFFHGRGGSVSRGGAPTGRAIAAQPQGTVARTMRVTEQGEVVSSKFANRGTGLNQLEVLAAGVLAHSVGSPGDVEPKETPEFDEALEALAGMSQASYARLMAEPGFLDYFNQASPVAELALLKMGSRPDRRFGASGIADLRAIPWVFAWSQNRHLLTGWYGIGSALSSFVAVRGEAGRELLARMFEHSRFFRLIVDEAEKTLYQSDMEIARLYAGLVADSDAARRIYARIAAEYELTRRLIVDLTGGDLSARFPMFKRRFDNLRRQMDDIHRLQVDLLRNVRANTGTADQKRATDALLVSINCISAGLGWTG